A genomic segment from Syntrophorhabdales bacterium encodes:
- a CDS encoding RNA methyltransferase, with protein sequence MLLLDNRNSILEALRIHPTQAKRLWIEAGYERTADRIIHEARRLGLSFRILPHEEFARRFKGNRSHICLEREAFAYGDPDLLLKEIVSAGRTFLAAFDGISDPQNLGNALRTAACLGTGAVILPKDRSCGVTETVSSIAMGATEHVPVVQVVNLHRYLESLKEKNVFCFGLDERGEKNIWELDLTIPLCLVLGREEGMRRLTRETCDEIARIPTTGNFPSLNVATSFAIAAYEVARQRKKSQC encoded by the coding sequence GTGCTTCTTCTGGATAACAGGAACAGCATCCTCGAAGCGCTGCGCATTCACCCGACACAGGCGAAGAGATTATGGATAGAGGCCGGTTACGAGCGCACGGCAGACAGAATCATACATGAGGCCAGAAGGCTCGGCCTCTCTTTCCGGATCCTCCCTCACGAAGAATTCGCACGCCGTTTTAAAGGCAACCGATCGCACATCTGCCTTGAACGCGAGGCCTTCGCTTACGGGGATCCCGACCTCCTCCTCAAGGAGATCGTTTCTGCGGGGAGAACCTTCCTCGCGGCCTTTGACGGTATATCCGATCCGCAAAACCTGGGCAACGCCCTTCGAACAGCGGCCTGCCTCGGGACGGGCGCCGTCATCCTCCCGAAAGACAGGTCATGCGGTGTTACCGAAACCGTGAGCAGCATCGCCATGGGCGCAACAGAGCACGTACCAGTCGTACAGGTAGTCAACCTCCACAGATACCTTGAATCGCTGAAAGAAAAAAACGTCTTCTGTTTCGGCCTTGACGAACGGGGGGAGAAGAACATCTGGGAGCTCGACCTCACCATACCACTCTGCCTGGTCTTGGGAAGAGAAGAGGGAATGCGAAGGCTCACCCGGGAGACATGCGACGAGATCGCGCGCATACCCACCACAGGCAATTTCCCCAGCCTTAACGTTGCAACATCCTTCGCAATAGCCGCGTACGAAGTGGCAAGGCAGAGAAAGAAATCTCAATGTTGA